The window GTCATGTCACAAATTAGGGTGACCACTGGACTTTGATTATATAGTCATCATGTTTCTGTTGATTGATACCCCATATTAGTGATTAAGAAATAATGGAAAGACTAATGGAGATAAGGTTCAGGATATCTTATCAAATTCAATGGTATGATGTATAGTATTTAATTTCAATATACAATGTATTCAATCGTCCATGTGCTTTGACAAATGTAATCAGTTTTATTACTTGATGCTTTTGTTTGAATGGGTAAACTGATTAGTTAGTGCACTGGACTACTTCACTCAATATGCATAATTATCTGATCCAACAATGCTTGAAATGAAGCAGCTGGTGCTGGTTGAAATTATATATGATGGAAGGCTTTGGAGGAGAAATTTGGTGTGTCCATTACAGAAGGAGGTGCTGAAAATATATATTGCAACAGTTCAAGATGATGTTTGTCTGATTGAGAAAGTGAACTAAGCTTGAACTTTATTGAATGGCCTCTAAATATCTTCTGCTTCAAGTTTTGTTTTCTCATTATTTTCCCTTTCGGTTATGTCCCAACTCCAACTCGTGAGATCATATATATTATTTTCCCTTTCTCTAAATGTCATTCATATGCATCATATGCCCATTTGTTAATCAACTTCTGTTTTACAGAAATGCAGCAACTTCTGAATACATCAAGATGACGATTAATTAGTTCAAATGATATAAAAGCTCAAGGAGTTTCATTGAAGAAAGAGAGGGGGCAGGGGGCATGTTCATGTTCAAACACACACAAAACACATCCATATGTACAAGAGATCAACGCCACCAAAATACAAAAGAAAAGCTTGGAAGACAACAGATAGAAGTGAAAAAGAAGGCTACCATCTCCTACTTCCTCCCTCTTCATCTCCAAGAAGCTAGCTAGCATCATGCATTGGTTCCAGGACGTATTGTTCCTCGTCCGAACCACCTTATTGTTATAGATACACAAACTAGATCGATCTCTCTATATATTATTTACAATAATATACATATGCATCAGTTCCCACAAAGGTTCTCTATGTACAATAGTCTGGAGTAGTACTTGCCGGCCGATACTTAGAAGCAAAACACCGTCGACGTCATCATTCCTTCCTCAATCTCTCTCAACGATCCAATGCAGTAATCACCATCCTGCAATACACATTGAACCATATTTGTCAAACAATATTGATACTGGTTTTTATTTAGTACTCCTATTGAATTATCCTACTTGAGAGGCATCCTACGGACATTTTTATTTTATCGAACAGTCTCATATGTTAAACTTTCTTGACTCGTTACCTCGATGATAATGATAAAAGAGCAGACATATAAGTCTGTATAAATTAGAAAATCAATGTCATTTTCAAAAGATTATCATGCATGCTTATTATATACGGGTATTGACTTGGTCAGCTTTTACTCTAATGATAATTAATTATCTAAACCCTAGATCTATATCAATAGCTCAACCAAATTAGAGAATTCTAATTTGTAATATGAATTATATGATATGTATTATCCTTCTAGACACTAAAAAAGCAAACAACCAATCATAACCAGTCGGACTTCTAGGTTCGGCGCGTTGCAATGCATCAGTGGACGATTTTCTCCTTGTTAGTTTCCTGAAGTTTCTTGTTGCTGTTCCCGCTGCATGTAAAACCAGAAGGGCACAGAAGGAAAGTTAAAATCAAATACTTGAACTGGATAGAAAGAAAACCATGTTGAACTTGATTCTGATTGAGGGTTTAAGTAATCCATGAAAAAGTAAATTAGTGTCAAAATTTTCACGAAAACAAAGAGCGTAAGATCTACATGATCTGAAACAAATAAGATCGAGCATGATAACATGTTAAAGTTGACTTCATGGAGTTGATCTTACGTGAGACCGGCGTTCCCGGCGTGGTGGGAGACTCGGAGGGGGAGCCAGAATCCACCGGAAAGTTTCCAAGGTTGGAAGAATGAGTCCTAAGAATAGTAATGCTCCGAGTGACAACTGGCGCCTCATCGGCAGCAACCATAGGGGCCGAGGGCGGGTTGGAGAAGGTGTCGAACTTACGGAGCTTGCCGAGGCCGGACTCCGGTGCGGGGCCGGCGAGCGTTTCATCCCAAAGCTTGTGAAGAAAACCCATGATTCTTTAACTAATCTATCTATCTCTTGTAACAACCGAGGCAGCTATAGCAGGCCGTACGAGTCGATCACGTAACAATGAACTACCCAAGCTTTACGACTGTTACAAAGAGATTTTGGGAAGCGAAACAAATGAGAGAAGATATGAGCGAATACGCAGAAAGAAAGGTCTTTCTGGGAAGCCAAGGTGGTTGAGGGTTTTTTTATAGACGGAGACGACGCTTTGTGGGAAGACGAAGAGGTGGTGATGGCTTAATAGAGCTAAATTCAGCAATGGAAGCTAACGGCTAACATGGCTTCACTGCTTTGGAGCCATCCAACTAATTTTTACCTCTCTCTTTTTGGCAGTTTATTTTGGGGTAATTTGTATTGTTACATGTGAGCGGCATGGATAAATTAGAAACTTCATGACGGGGGCATGAAGAATTTCTAGTCCACTCATAGACTTGTTTACTCCACCATTAACCAATATAATCGATCCCAAACGTGTTACAAATGGTAATAATCACCTTTAACGACTTACTAGAATGTTCTTTAGGGTTAATTTAAAGCACTATTAGAGATCATCTTTGAAAAGAAAAGACAAAAGCTAGTTAGATGCATGTGGAAATGCTATCCACCTCTCCATTTGTTAGAGGTTGGGGCTTCAACCCTTAATGTGGTTAAATTTTAATATTATGAATCAGTGGTGGATCCATGATCTGAAAATGGGTTGGGCTTCAAATTTGGCCAAAGGTTAAATTTTTTTTTAAATACAACCATGCAAAATGGAAGAATTCAAATAGATGTTAATAAGTCTTAAAAAAAAAATAGGCGTCAATGAAAGTAGAAGAAATTTCTAGAAATCAAAGACAAATTTAAAAACTCAACAAAATTTTCCCCAAAAATTTGGATTTTTTGAGATTTAAGAAGAAGAAGACTAGAAAACTAGAAGAAAGAGCGATTGATGAACTGAGGAACTAAAAAACTGAAGAATAAAGACGTAATCACGTATAAAAAAGAGAGGAGATGCACAGCTAGTCCGAAAGTTAGGTGGGCTTGATTGAACAAAAAAATAATATATATAAAAATGAGGGATTTAGAAAATTTTCTACAAATTTTTAGAAAATTTGGTGATCGTTAATTCATCAAAATGAGGGATTTATTTTTAATAATCTTGAACGG of the Fragaria vesca subsp. vesca linkage group LG6, FraVesHawaii_1.0, whole genome shotgun sequence genome contains:
- the LOC101308693 gene encoding uncharacterized protein LOC101308693 isoform 2; its protein translation is MGFLHKLWDETLAGPAPESGLGKLRKFDTFSNPPSAPMVAADEAPVVTRSITILRTHSSNLGNFPVDSGSPSESPTTPGTPVSPGTATRNFRKLTRRKSSTDALQRAEPRSPTGYDWMVITALDR
- the LOC101308693 gene encoding uncharacterized protein LOC101308693 isoform 3, translated to MGFLHKLWDETLAGPAPESGLGKLRKFDTFSNPPSAPMVAADEAPVVTRSITILRTHSSNLGNFPVDSGSPSESPTTPGTPVSPGTATRNFRKLTRRKSSTDALQRAEPRRW
- the LOC101308693 gene encoding uncharacterized protein LOC101308693 isoform 1, translated to MGFLHKLWDETLAGPAPESGLGKLRKFDTFSNPPSAPMVAADEAPVVTRSITILRTHSSNLGNFPVDSGSPSESPTTPGTPVSPGTATRNFRKLTRRKSSTDALQRAEPRSPTGYDWLFAFLVSRRIIHII